The following coding sequences are from one Triticum aestivum cultivar Chinese Spring chromosome 5A, IWGSC CS RefSeq v2.1, whole genome shotgun sequence window:
- the LOC123105635 gene encoding protein trichome birefringence-like 33 has translation MAKLLAVLALVAAAAPFLGVAGQEGEGGSELLPFAVGAAPEGCDVGQGEWVYDEAAAPAYEEAACPYIPAELTCQAHGRPDKSYQHWRWQPRGCSLPSFNATVMLEMLRGKRMLFVGDALNRAQYVSLLCLLHRAMPEGSSSFETVDALSIFRAKAYDATIEFYWAPLLAESNADDGVEHQLNDRVIRGAPMDRHSRFWKGADVLVFNSYLWWMTGDKIQILRGADNDMSKDIVEMGAEEAYRLVLHQVVRWLDGNVDPKKSRVFFVTASSTHASGQLWGDEAEGSNCHGQTKPIADASYWGSTSKAMLRVTGEVLGASARVPVGVVNVTQMSEYRRDAHTQVYREQWAPPTKEQLADPKSYADCTHWCLPGVPDAWNELLYWKIFFPASDQAL, from the exons ATGGCCAAGCTCCTCGCCGTCCTGGCCCTcgtggccgccgccgcgccgttccTCGGCGTCGCTGGCCAG GAGGGTGAGGGCGGGTCGGAGCTGCTGCCGTTCGCGGTGGGCGCGGCGCCGGAGGGGTGCGACGTCGGGCAGGGCGAGTGGGTGTAcgacgaggcggcggcgccggcgtaCGAGGAGGCGGCGTGCCCCTACATCCCGGCCGAGCTGACCTGCCAGGCGCACGGCCGCCCCGACAAGTCGTACCAGCACTGGCGGTGGCAGCCCCGCGGCTGCTCGCTCCCCAG CTTCAACGCGACGGTGATGCTGGAGATGCTGCGCGGGAAGCGGATGCTGTTCGTGGGCGACGCGCTGAACCGGGCGCAGTACGTGTCGCtgctctgcctcctccaccgcgccATGCCCGAGGGCTCAAGCTCCTTCGAGACCGTCGACGCCCTCAGCATCTTCAGGGCCAAGGCCTACGACGCCACCATCGAGTTCTACTGGGCGCCGCTCCTCGCCGAgtccaacgccgacgacggcgtcgagcaccagctcaacgaccgcgtcatccgcgGCGCCCCCATGGACCGCCACTCCCGCTTCTGGAAGGGCGCCGACGTCCTCGTCTTCAACTCCTACCTCTGGTGGATGACCGGAGACAAGATCCAGATTCT GAGGGGCGCCGACAACGACATGAGCAAGGACATCGTGGAGATGGGGGCGGAGGAGGCCTACAGGCTGGTGCTGCACCAGGTGGTGCGCTGGCTGGACGGCAACGTGGACCCCAAGAAGTCCCGGGTCTTCTTCGTCACGGCGTCGTCCACGCACGCCAGCGGCCAGCTCTGGGGCGACGAGGCGGAGGGCAGCAACTGCCACGGCCAGACCAAGCCCATCGCCGACGCGTCCTACTGGGGCAGCACGAGCAAGGCGATGCTGCGGGTGACCGGCGAGGTGCTGGGCGCGTCCGCGAGGGTGCCGGTGGGCGTGGTGAATGTCACGCAGATGTCCGAGTACCGCCGGGACGCGCACACGCAGGTGTACCGGGAGCAGTGGGCGCCGCCGACCAAGGAGCAGCTCGCCGACCCCAAGAGCTACGCCGACTGCACCCACTGGTGCCTCCCCGGCGTGCCCGACGCCTGGAACGAGCTGCTCTACTGgaagatcttcttccccgccagcgACCAGGCGCTCTGA